In Montipora foliosa isolate CH-2021 chromosome 13, ASM3666993v2, whole genome shotgun sequence, one DNA window encodes the following:
- the LOC137981646 gene encoding uncharacterized protein, giving the protein MHTGKTRQSEHLVARNSPLGWVVFGATTSKNQETSRIFLVRYTVPVDLSEFWSTESMGVAVKPCVCSADKLTESEREETRMIQNSCKKVGNQWMIPYPWKTDPKFLPNNRSQAMKKLETTERRLMKNQANAEAYNEQMQEMEGMKFSRKLTDAELAEYTGPVHYISHHEVLRPDKKSTLIRIVFNSSSVYQGHRLNDYW; this is encoded by the coding sequence ATGCACACTGGCAAGACGAGACAATCAGAACATCTGGTGGCCAGGAATTCACCGCTTGGATGGGTGGTATTTGGGGCAACAACCAGcaaaaatcaagaaacaagTAGAATATTTCTCGTCAGGTACACGGTTCCTGTTGATCTGTCAGAATTTTGGTCCACAGAATCCATGGGAGTAGCAGTGAAACCCTGTGTCTGCTCAGCGGATAAGTTAACTGAGTCAGAACGAGAAGAAACAAGAATGATACAAAACTCCTGCAAGAAAGTGGGAAATCAATGGATGATTCCCTATCCGTGGAAAACGGATCCCAAGTTTCTCCCCAATAACCGGTCACAAGCTATGAAAAAGTTAGAAACAACAGAGCGCCGATTAATGAAGAACCAAGCGAACGCTGAGGCATATAACGAGCAGATGCAAGAGATGGAAGGAATGAAGTTTTCTAGAAAGTTAACAGACGCGGAATTGGCAGAGTACACTGGTCCTGTGCATTACATCTCTCATCACGAGGTTTTGAGACCAGATAAAAAGAGCACGCTCAtaagaattgttttcaattcGTCCTCGGTATATCAAGGCCACCGACTGAACGACTATTGGTGA
- the LOC137983402 gene encoding uncharacterized protein: protein MIGSLDLGYQLMYLSLTLYGNECAKAARHEIFHGKPSFMDKRMYPKSRFCELTTDEIQEIMDKAVPETTKKATKFGMRLFNEWLASPGGATFSKPIEDQNQSKQELNACLKCFYTSARKKDGTYYKSSSTKSIRAAIDRFLRLPPHKKPFSIITDPAFTEANKVLDAFEKDLRKTGKIAGVVHKRAISKEQLKKLFESGELGPADSLNPAQLQRTARFYLGLFFGRRGRENQRQLTLAMLSLRKTPQGVEYYELNRSHPGSLLATKNHQGGLADAEDESDAKIFSVPGSERCPVKTLKNYLSHLNPTSDALFQRPRDGQSKKFNPTDDKIWFCSAPHAITTLDNMMKEMSKRAGIEPHLTNHCLRATSVTVLSDHNCETRHIKSITGHKSDQAVESCSERPSIEQQQKMSLVLSDFIGNASSGGVTLVKGKKNAVQQQCIPIPEEFPHQDSTSVSQQSDQRSFPQYFYNCSVNVHNYISSR, encoded by the exons aTGATTGGTTCACtagatctcggttatcagctcatgtaccttagtttgaccttatatggaaatgaaTGCGCAAAAGCCGCTCGACATGAAATTTTTCACGGGAAGCCAAGTTTCATGGACAAAAGAATGTATCCAAAAAGCAGATTCTGTGAGTTAACCACAGAcgaaattcaagaaattatggaTAAGGCTGTCccagaaacaacaaaaaaagccaCAAAGTTCGGGATGAGGTTATTTAATG AATGGCTTGCTAGTCCTGGTGGCGCCACATTTTCAAAACCAATAGAAgaccaaaaccaatcaaaacaagAGTTGAATGCTTGTTTGAAGTGTTTTTACACGTCTGCCAGAAAGAAAGATGGCACATATTACAAAAGTTCATCCACAAAATCCATTAGAGCCGCCATTGATCGTTTCCTTCGCTTACCGCCACACAAGAAGCCATTTTCCATCATCACAGACCCCGCTTTTACTGAGGCAAATAAAGTTTTAGATGCTTTCGAGAAAGACCTAAGGAAAACGGGCAAAATAGCTGGCGTTGTCCACAAAAGAGCAATCTCGAAAGAGCAGctgaagaaattatttgaaagcGGTGAACTCGGACCGGCCGACAGCTTGAATCCTGCCCAGTTACAGAGAACGGCTCGGTTCTACCTTGGCCTCTTTTTTGGAAGACGGGGACGTGAAAACCAGCGACAGTTGACACTGGCAATGCTTTCTCTGCGAAAAACTCCACAGGGGGTTGAATACTACGAGCTGAACAGAAGTCATCCTGGTTCCTTGCTGGCTACAAAAAATCACCAGGGCGGCCTCGCAGATGCTGAAGATGAATCGGATGCGAAGATTTTTTCCGTCCCGGGATCTGAAAGATGTCCAGTAAAAACGCTCAAGAACTACCTGAGCCATCTCAATCCAACGTCAGATGCTCTCTTTCAGAGACCAAGAGATGGTCAAAGCAAGAAGTTCAATCCCACAGACGACAAAATCTGGTTTTGCAGCGCACCTCATGCCATAACTACGCTCGACAACATGATGAAAGAGATGTCAAAGCGAGCAGGTATAGAACCGCATCTCACAAACCACTGCCTCAGAGCCACATCTGTTACAGTGCTCTCCGACCATAATTGTGAGACGAGGCATATCAAGTCCATAACGGGACACAAGTCCGACCAGGCAGTTGAGTCCTGCAGCGAGCGGCCTTCGATAGAACAACAACAGAAGATGTCACTTGTTCTCAGTGATTTCATTGGAAATGCGTCCTCTGGTGGTGTAACTTTAGTCAAGGGGAAAAAAAACGCAGTCCAGCAGCAGTGCATACCAATCCCTGAGGAATTTCCACATCAGGA TTCAACATCCGTTTCACAGCAGAGTGATCAGAGAAGCTTTCCCCAGTATTTTTACAACTGTAGTGTAAATGTTCACAATTATATCTCGTCCCGATGA
- the LOC137983407 gene encoding neuropeptide SIFamide receptor-like: MNTTINGSEICSVHWNPTTYKIGATVAYCLIFVVSLVGNSCIGIIVYKTKTLRKPINIFIVNMAMSDLLFPLIHIPLEVVNLYRYSWLISGVFGNALCKLIPFLFEVSVIVSVLSLILIAVDRFGAVVWPLHSPLISLKRCTFFILATWIVAMASTSLDLFAYSLEKYGGEVFCVYQWEETFGENVSFTVFVLAHYIAFLYTPVILLTLIYSIILIKLKLQKIPGQESTVAEIQRRKRNTNALKLAIAIVLGLIFCRLPWSIIYIDKYLYSTLSCGIFSYVEVGWFLLMLYCVVNPCICFAFCRNYREGLKTLLKCSSDAT; this comes from the coding sequence ATGAATACAACAATAAACGGATCCGAGATCTGCTCCGTCCACTGGAATCCCACTACATACAAGATTGGAGCAACCGTCGCTTACTGCCTTATCTTCGTTGTTTCGCTGGTCGGAAATTCCTGTataggaataattgtttacaAAACGAAAACTTTAAGGAAACCAATCAACATTTTCATTGTCAATATGGCCATGTCTGACCTACTTTTTCCACTTATCCACATTCCCCTGGAAGTTGTAAACTTGTATCGATACTCCTGGCTCATCAGTGGCGTCTTCGGCAATGCCTTGTGTAAGCTGATTCCTTTCTTATTTGAGGTGTCCGTCATTGTGTCCGTCCTGAGCCTGATTCTGATAGCAGTGGATCGATTTGGAGCTGTGGTGTGGCCTCTCCATTCCCCATTGATCAGTTTGAAAAGGTGTACTTTTTTCATTCTCGCCACATGGATCGTTGCGATGGCATCCACCTCACTAGACCTGTTCGCATATAGCCTGGAGAAATACGGAGGGGAAGTATTTTGTGTTTATCAGTGGGAAGAGACCTTTGGAGAGAACGTATCATTTACTGTCTTTGTTCTTGCCCATTACATAGCTTTTCTTTACACTCCAGTCATCCTGTTAACCTTAATTTACTCCATCATCCTTATTAAGCTCAAGTTACAAAAGATTCCAGGTCAAGAATCGACTGTTGCTGAAATACAACGccggaaacgaaacacaaaCGCCTTGAAGTTGGCCATAGCTATTGTGCTGGGGTTGATTTTTTGCAGATTGCCTTGGAGTATTATATATATTGATAAATATCTCTATAGCACATTGTCATGTGGAATCTTCTCGTATGTGGAGGTTGGCTGGTTTCTTCTAATGTTATATTGCGTCGTCAATCCTTGCATCTGTTTCGCGTTTTGCAGAAACTACCGTGAAGGCCTCAAAACACTTCTCAAGTGTTCTTCTGACGCAACGTAA
- the LOC137981649 gene encoding uncharacterized protein — MIEGWDIATLREYCADKGMQWKFTTPGAPQQNGCAEALVKSCKTAIKKAVGNHTLTPFELYTCLLEVANLVNQRPIGRVPNDPDDGDYLCPNDMLLGRAFSQVPQGPFNKTRNPRKRVEFIQQIVDSFWRRWTRDVFPLLVPRRRWNVDRRNVCVDDFVMVQDSNALRVKWITGRVIEVYPGQDGKVRNVKVKIPTGEYSRPITKIAVVQPAEGFE; from the coding sequence ATGATTGAAGGATGGGACATTGCAACACTTCGAGAATATTGTGCCGATAAAGGAATGCAGTGGAAGTTTACAACCCCAGGAGCACCACAACAGAATGGTTGCGCAGAGGCTCTTGTAAAAAGTTGCAAGACCGCTATAAAGAAAGCAGTGGGAAATCACACCTTGACGCCTTTTGAATTGTATACGTGTCTTTTAGAAGTTGCTAACCTAGTCAATCAACGTCCGATTGGTCGAGTTCCAAATGATCCAGACGATGGAGATTATTTATGTCCGAACGATATGCTGTTAGGTAGAGCGTTTTCTCAAGTTCCGCAGGGCCCGTTCAATAAGACAAGGAACCCAAGGAAAAGAGTAGAGTTCATCCAGCAGATTGTGGACTCCTTCTGGAGAAGGTGGACAAGAGATGTGTTCCCCTTGTTAGTACCACGGAGGAGGTGGAACGTAGACAGACGTAACGTTTGTGTTGACGACTTTGTCATGGTACAAGACTCGAATGCATTGAGAGTAAAATGGATTACCGGACGGGTAATAGAAGTGTACCCGGGGCAGGACGGAAAAGTCAGGAACGTGAAAGTAAAAATACCAACTGGCGAATATTCAAGACCTATCACGAAGATAGCAGTAGTGCAACCAGCCGAAGGCTTTGAGTAA
- the LOC137981647 gene encoding uncharacterized protein — protein sequence MAQIALRKTAAEGENHSPSAAKTLKENSYMDDILDSVQTVSEARQLTTEIDEVLAKGGFSIKEWQSNRDLKDTGDKQNEWTKRSILSQIARIYDPVGFAAAFLIRAKIGFQELWQQGYEWDQDLPSAVQEKWLSLFKEMKGLNEVSFPRSLSPPEPADSQPTLCVFADASQDAFGACAYIRWAVEKDKFDIRFIAAKSRVAPLKKITIPRLELQAAVLASRLQATIKEESRFQFKETVIFTDSAIVLAWVRGKIRRYKPFVSSRIGEIQSQTDPEQWKHIPSRHNVADDVSRGIVVTELSGRWQSGPDFLRLPKEQWPQRET from the exons ATGGCACagatagccttgagaaaaacagCAGCAGAAGGAGAAAATCACAGTCCGAGTGCAGCAAAGACACTGAAAGAAAACAGCTACATGGACGACATTCTGGACTCAGTGCAAACTGTGTCAGAAGCCCGGCAGCTGACGACGGAAATTGATGAGGTGTTAGCCAAGGGTGGTTTTAGCATTAAAGAATGGCAATCAAATAGAGATTTAAAGGACACTGGCGATAAACAGAA CGAATGGACTAAGAGAAGTATCCTCAGTCAAATAGCAAGAATTTATGACCCTGTTGGCTTCGCAGCAGCTTTTCTGATACGAGCTAAGATTGGCTTTCAAGAGCTATGGCAGCAAGGATATGAATGGGACCAAGACCTCCCTTCAGCAGTACAAGAGAAGTGGCTCAGTCTTTTCAAGGAAATGAAAGGGCTTAATGAAGTTTCCTTTCCAAGAAGCTTATCCCCACCGGAACCCGCAGATTCCCAACCGACACTTTGTGTCTTTGCAGACGCATCTCAAGACGCATTTGGCGCATGTGCTTACATCAGATGGGCAGTAGAGAAGGATAAATTTGACATCAGATTCATAGCAGCCAAGTCAAGAGTAGCTCCCCTAAAAAAGATCACAATCCCGCGGCTTGAGCTACAAGCGGCTGTATTAGCTTCCAGATTACAAGCCACAATCAAGGAAGAGTCTCGTTTCCAGTTCAAAGAAACCGTCATCTTTACCGACAGTGCCATCGTGTTGGCATGGGTTCGTGGCAAGATCAGGCGTTACAAACCGTTTGTCTCTAGCAGAATAGGAGAAATTCAAAGTCAAACCGACCCAGAACAGTGGAAGCATATTCCAAGCCGACACAACGTAGCAGATGATGTCTCGCGAGGTATAGTGGTTACGGAGTTGTCAGGAAGATGGCAGTCCGGACCAGATTTTTTACGCTTGCCTAAAGAACAGTGGCCCCAGAGAGAAACATAG